ATGATCCGCTTTACCTGTGAACAATTTACGTAATTCTCCATTTTGAGTCGCTATACCGACAGGACATGTATCTTTATGACAAACTCTCATCATAATACATCCAAGTACCACTAATGGCGCAGAGGCAAATGCAAATTCTTCGGCACCAAGTGCACATGCTAATGCTACATCGCGCCCAGTCATTAACTTCCCATCTGTTTCTAACGTCACACGTGAACGAAGTCCATTTAACATAAGCGTTTGATGTGTTTCTGCTAATCCAATCTCCCATGGTAAACCAGCATGTTGGATACTCGTCTTAGGAGAAGCACCTGTACCACCATCGTAACCACTGATGACAATTTTATCTGCATATGCTTTTGCAACACCTGCTGCAATTGTACCGACACCCGATTTAGAAACGAGTTTAACGCTAATGTCTGATTTTCTATTTGCATTTTTCAAGTCATGAATTAATTGCGCTAAATCTTCAATAGAATAAATATCGTGATGTGGCGGTGGCGAAATTAAACCAACACCTGGTGTAGATCCACGAACTTCAGCAACCCAAGGGTAGACTTTTGTACCAGGTAATTGACCACCTTCTCCAGGTTTAGCACCTTGAGCTACTTTGATTTGAATTTCTTTTGCGTGTTGTAAATAATCACTCGTTACACCAAAACGACCGGAAGCTACTTGTTTAATGGCACTCATGTAATTTGTGCCGTCTGGTTTCACGATAAAGCGTTCTGGGTTTTCTCCACCCTCACCACTGTTACTTCGTCCACCAATTCTATTCATCGCTTCTGCTAACGTTTGATGTGCTTCTTGAGAAATAGAACCAAAGCTCATTGCACCAGTTTTGAATCTTGTAACGATTTGATCGGCAGATTCCACTTCATCTAAATCAATTGCACGCTCTGCTTTAAAATTAAGTAAATTTCTTAAATGACTCATGCGTTCGCTATCAGCCGCTTCAGAATATTCTTTAAACATTTCAAAGTTGTTATCTCTACAAGCATGCTGTAATAAATGAATCGTTTTAGGGTTAAACGCGTGGTATTCTCCTTGTTGTCTCCATTGGAAAGTACTACCTGTATTTAAATGGTTAATGCGTTCCGATTGTCTCGCTTTATTCTCTTTATCGATTGTTTCAATAGATATACCAGAAAGTTTAGACGGTGTACCTGTGAAATATTCATCGATTACGTCTTTACCTATACCAATTGCTTCAAATATTTGAGCACCTTGGTAACTTTGAACTGTTGAAATACCCATTTTAGCCATAACTTTTATGACACCTGCTGATAGTGTTTGACTATACGTGTCGATATTTTGCTCGACAGTGCCTTCGAGACGTCCCGAAGTCGTTAAGTCTTCTATCGTATAATGTGCTAAGTATGGTACAACGGCATTTGCGCCATAACCAATTAATGTAGCTAAGTGGTGCACTTCTCGACATTCGCCAGAGTATGCAACAATACTTGTATCAAGACGTTGTCCAGTTCTGATTAAATGTTGATGAATATGACTAACCGCTAATAACATAGGCATTGCAAATGACGCTTCTTCTTCATCAACAGATTCATCTTCTAAAACGATGATTTCAGCACCATTTTTAACGGCTTTTGAAACTTTGTGACCTAAGTCATCTAACGCATCTTTAAGAGACCCACTATATGTTGTCGGAATCATCGTTAAGCCAAATTCACTATCTTGAATCCGTTCAAGTTGTGCCTTTGATAACACTGGATGATTCAACTGTATTCGCTTCGTATTATCTTTATTCGGTTCTAATAAGTTACCTTCTTTTCCTAAGTAAACCAATTCACTTGTTACGATTTTCTCTCTATATGAATCAATAGGCGGATTCGTAACTTGTGCAAAATGTTGTTTAAAGTAATTAAACAATGATTCAGGTCTTGTACTTAATACGGCAACAGGTGTATCAAAGCCCATTGCGCCAATAGGATCTTTTTTCTCGCTTGTGAGTTCAGACATATATTTGTTGATTTCTTCTTTTGTATATCCGAAACGACGTTGCAGTTGGAATAATTTATCCTGTTCTATATGAGATGGTGAAGCTACAATGTCATTTACATTTAATGCTTTATGACTAACCCACTCATCGTATGGATATTCGCTTGCAATACGTTGTTTTAATTCGTCGTTCTCGATTACTTTATTTTCTTTAAAGTCTACTAACAATAGTTTCCCTGGGTTCAATTGACCTTTGTACACAACATGCTCTTCTTCGACGTCAATAACGCCTACTTCAGATGAAAATATAATTTCATTAGTATCTGTGATTGTATAACGTCCAGGTCTCAATCCATTACGGTCTGTTAAAGCACCTAACTTATCACCATCACAGAAGCTAATCATAGTTGGTCCATCCCATGGCTCCATTAAGTAACTATAATACTCATAAAACGCTCTAATTTTTGGATCTTGCGTGTCATTATATAACCAAGGTTCAGGAATCAATAACATCGCCGCTTGCTCAGGAGGAATACTCAAACTCAAAAACTCTAAAGCATTGTCGACAATAGCTGAGTCACTACCTGATTCATCTAATACTGTTCCAATTTTATCTTTCACATCTCCAAAGATCGTCTCGATTAATCGATCTTGACGAGCGCGCATCCAGTTCACATTACCTTTAATCGTGTTAATTTCACCATTATGCATAAGTAATCTGTTTGGATGTGCTCTTTTCCAACTTGGGAATGTATTCGTACTGAATCTAGAGTGGACTGAACCAAACTTCGAAACATATGATTCGTCTAATAAATCGATATATAACCCTTTAA
This portion of the Mammaliicoccus vitulinus genome encodes:
- the gltB gene encoding glutamate synthase large subunit; its protein translation is MSFKKDRRQLGLYDSMDEHDACGIGFYANMDNKRSHDIVLKSIEMLCRLDHRGGVGADGITGDGAGIMTEVPHLYFKQKLKLNLPEEENYAVGMFFTDEKIAGSEHETKFNAFFEAEGLKVISYRDVPVDISVLAEHVAETMPYIQQVFVENHSSEHFDRSLFIARKQIERYGDEQNLDLYFASLSRRTIVYKGWLRSDQIKGLYIDLLDESYVSKFGSVHSRFSTNTFPSWKRAHPNRLLMHNGEINTIKGNVNWMRARQDRLIETIFGDVKDKIGTVLDESGSDSAIVDNALEFLSLSIPPEQAAMLLIPEPWLYNDTQDPKIRAFYEYYSYLMEPWDGPTMISFCDGDKLGALTDRNGLRPGRYTITDTNEIIFSSEVGVIDVEEEHVVYKGQLNPGKLLLVDFKENKVIENDELKQRIASEYPYDEWVSHKALNVNDIVASPSHIEQDKLFQLQRRFGYTKEEINKYMSELTSEKKDPIGAMGFDTPVAVLSTRPESLFNYFKQHFAQVTNPPIDSYREKIVTSELVYLGKEGNLLEPNKDNTKRIQLNHPVLSKAQLERIQDSEFGLTMIPTTYSGSLKDALDDLGHKVSKAVKNGAEIIVLEDESVDEEEASFAMPMLLAVSHIHQHLIRTGQRLDTSIVAYSGECREVHHLATLIGYGANAVVPYLAHYTIEDLTTSGRLEGTVEQNIDTYSQTLSAGVIKVMAKMGISTVQSYQGAQIFEAIGIGKDVIDEYFTGTPSKLSGISIETIDKENKARQSERINHLNTGSTFQWRQQGEYHAFNPKTIHLLQHACRDNNFEMFKEYSEAADSERMSHLRNLLNFKAERAIDLDEVESADQIVTRFKTGAMSFGSISQEAHQTLAEAMNRIGGRSNSGEGGENPERFIVKPDGTNYMSAIKQVASGRFGVTSDYLQHAKEIQIKVAQGAKPGEGGQLPGTKVYPWVAEVRGSTPGVGLISPPPHHDIYSIEDLAQLIHDLKNANRKSDISVKLVSKSGVGTIAAGVAKAYADKIVISGYDGGTGASPKTSIQHAGLPWEIGLAETHQTLMLNGLRSRVTLETDGKLMTGRDVALACALGAEEFAFASAPLVVLGCIMMRVCHKDTCPVGIATQNGELRKLFTGKADHIVNFMYFIAEEIREILASLGLKKMDDLIGRTDLLEVSSRCYAHPKAKELDLEALLFVNKGERYRSTNQNHHLDEGFDLTTLYEDAKASIDHGEKFVGSYNVRNTERDVGVITGSYITEVHGEPGLPEDTIHVKTFKHAGQSYGAFIPKGMTLHHTGDANDYFGKGLSGGKLILNAPNEDREDNIIVGNVCFYGATSGTSYINGRAGERFCVRNSGVNVVVEGVGDHGLEYMTGGRVVILGDVGRNFGQGMSGGVCYAMPTDVETFKEENELDTLEFETLKDADEIANLKHMLEEHVKYTNSKKAKAVLASFDTIVERVVKVIPKDYKLMMQKISLHKLENEEDALLNAFFDDRKSIGDEEELASVY